From a single Mangifera indica cultivar Alphonso chromosome 19, CATAS_Mindica_2.1, whole genome shotgun sequence genomic region:
- the LOC123202687 gene encoding uncharacterized membrane protein At4g09580-like — MAAARNVNVVIGDGLRTLRDEENGTGKAREGEESPTAKRFKSDRFPLTRWEFAAFFAVFMLFSSGLFCVYLTMPPAEFGKLKLPRTVSDLRSLKNNLATYAEDYPAQFILGYCSTYIFMQTFMIPGTIFMSLLAGALFGVVRGLMLVVFNATVGASSCFFLSKLMGRPLVGWLWPEKLRFFQAEIAKRREKLLNYMLFLRITPTLPNLFINLASPIVDIPFPIFFSATLIGIIPASYITVKAGIALGDLKSVKDLYDFKTLSVLFLIGSVIIFPTLLKRKRIYE; from the exons ATGGCCGCGGCGAGGAACGTGAACGTGGTGATTGGCGACGGCTTGAGGACACTGAGAGACGAGGAGAATGGAACTGGCAAAGCTAGAGAAGGAGAAGAATCGCCGACGGCGAAGCGCTTCAAATCGGATAGATTTCCTCTTACACGGTGGGAATTCGCGGCGTTTTTTGCTGTATTCATGTTGTTTTCGAGCGGTCTCTTCTGTGTTTACCTCACAATGCCTCCTGCTGAGTTTGGAAAGCTCAAGCTCCCACGCACTGTCTCTGATCTTCGGTCGCTGAA GAATAATCTTGCAACGTATGCAGAGGATTACCCAGCTCAGTTCATTCTAGGATACTGCTCAACCTATATCTTTATGCAGACATTTATGATTCCTGGAACTATTTTTATGTCATTGTTGGCTGGAGCTCTTTTTGGTGTTGTTAGAGGTCTTATGTTAGTTGTATTCAATGCTACTGTGGGagcttcttcttgtttttttctctctaagttGATGGGCAGGCCTTTGGTTGGTTGGTTGTGGCctgaaaaattaagatttttccaGGCAGAG ATAGCAAAACGAAGGGAAAAGCTGCTCAATTACATGCTATTTTTGAGGATAACTCCAACATTACCCaatctttttatcaatttgGCGTCTCCTATTGTTGACATACCGtttcctattttcttttctgcaaCATTGATTGGCATAATCCCAGCTTCCTACATCACTGTCAAA GCTGGTATTGCACTTGGAGATCTCAAGTCAGTCAaggatttatatgattttaagacACTGTCTGTACTTTTCCTTATTGGCTCTGTCATCATATTTCCTACTCTTCTAAAGAGAAAGCGAATTTATGAATGA
- the LOC123202942 gene encoding 50S ribosomal protein L21, chloroplastic-like isoform X2: MAASSSTTTLALCSSFSSFCKISNKISPPLLSFSKPKLPASLLFSTTKQPTFSFASKCSASEAPAVSDSEPTPVVEAPAPEEKKPKREEIFAVVMIGSRQYIVFPGRYIYTQRLKGANVNDKIILSKVLLVGTKTTTYIGKPIVTNAAVHAVVEEQGLNPKVIVFKYKRKKNYRRNIGHRQLGKYEL, translated from the exons ATGGCAGCTTCTTCTTCGACAACTACTCTTGCTCTCTGttcctctttctcttctttctgcaaaatctcaaataaaatttctccCCCGCTTCTCTCGTTTTCTAAACCAAAACTCCCCGCTTCTCTTCTGTTCTCAACTACAAAACAACCCACATTTTCCTTTGCTAGCAAATGCTCTGCCTCTGAAGCACCCGCCGTTTCGGACTCCGAACCCACCCCCGTTGTGGAAGCCCCCGCCCCCGAGGAAAAGAAGCCCAAACGTGAAGAAATCTTTGCTGTTGTTATG attGGATCTCGCCAATATATTGTTTTCCCTGGTCGGTATATCTATACTCAGAGGCTAAAAGGTGCAAATGTCAATGATAAG ATTATATTAAGCAAGGTGTTGCTTGTGGGAACAAAAACAACTACCTACATTGGAAAACCAATTGTGACTAATGCCGCTGTTCATGCTGTAGTTGAAGAGCAG ggaTTAAACCCTAAAGTGATAGTCTTCAAGTATAAGAGGAAGAAAAACTATAGGAGAAATATTGGCCATCGACAG TTAGGTAAATATGAACTGTGA
- the LOC123202942 gene encoding 50S ribosomal protein L21, chloroplastic-like isoform X1, giving the protein MAASSSTTTLALCSSFSSFCKISNKISPPLLSFSKPKLPASLLFSTTKQPTFSFASKCSASEAPAVSDSEPTPVVEAPAPEEKKPKREEIFAVVMIGSRQYIVFPGRYIYTQRLKGANVNDKIILSKVLLVGTKTTTYIGKPIVTNAAVHAVVEEQGLNPKVIVFKYKRKKNYRRNIGHRQPNTRIRITGITGYEDYPAVTLDSLKS; this is encoded by the exons ATGGCAGCTTCTTCTTCGACAACTACTCTTGCTCTCTGttcctctttctcttctttctgcaaaatctcaaataaaatttctccCCCGCTTCTCTCGTTTTCTAAACCAAAACTCCCCGCTTCTCTTCTGTTCTCAACTACAAAACAACCCACATTTTCCTTTGCTAGCAAATGCTCTGCCTCTGAAGCACCCGCCGTTTCGGACTCCGAACCCACCCCCGTTGTGGAAGCCCCCGCCCCCGAGGAAAAGAAGCCCAAACGTGAAGAAATCTTTGCTGTTGTTATG attGGATCTCGCCAATATATTGTTTTCCCTGGTCGGTATATCTATACTCAGAGGCTAAAAGGTGCAAATGTCAATGATAAG ATTATATTAAGCAAGGTGTTGCTTGTGGGAACAAAAACAACTACCTACATTGGAAAACCAATTGTGACTAATGCCGCTGTTCATGCTGTAGTTGAAGAGCAG ggaTTAAACCCTAAAGTGATAGTCTTCAAGTATAAGAGGAAGAAAAACTATAGGAGAAATATTGGCCATCGACAG CCGAATACGCGGATAAGGATTACTGGTATCACAGGCTATGAAGATTATCCAGCAGTTACACTTGACTCACTTAAGTCATAA